One genomic window of Lytechinus variegatus isolate NC3 chromosome 1, Lvar_3.0, whole genome shotgun sequence includes the following:
- the LOC121412741 gene encoding protocadherin Fat 4-like, which translates to MPVSDAAVSRMCGAPRVRGKMCCDERTMCRGSQSPNLFEMMSRSKRKRWTNMMPGALVLYLTLLCMFPGGAKAQNRATTNDINLFVDENQPPGTYVGSVAEDGATSNSYSFLSSPPNDFEFQLNSSTGIITTTVRIDRELLSNDLFILPVAVATSAATNIVDVKITVSDLNDNSPVFPQPVISLSFSENADSGSVQILPSAMDADKDSNGYISTYRIESVSGEGDDVFSLQTFRPREDAEYTVSLVTNSLLDRETEDFYILNISATDNSSTPRTGYLIVNVTITDVNDNSPIFTQTTYVATVNESSAAGTSVVHLNATDIDEGSNGEIVYRLKNEQSDNFALDPDTGWITLLRQLPYTSNGYLFEVTATDKGSPSQSSSAFVKVMVEDENDNSPVIMVLTQDIEASGVHQVSETIMPGPLFTLRAMDDDRDDNGRVSLNIYSGNERNDFSGSSIPLPTGDVVFILRVSQTANIDREITASYNLTFVAQDMGTPTQTTYRSIIIYVVDENDHAPEFLQGSYHALLSESLQIGSFVESVTATDADVGINADIVYSITGDEYGWFQIDNKTGLVTTKEELDHETAAQVILTITASDQGLEPMTNTTTLTIDILDENDEYPVFNQSIYSETVRENSPGRDLVQVLATDLDNGVNGEVTYTISSDQYSDIFSLDSESGLLQITASLDREEQDLYELEIIASDGGVPPLQATATVNIAVLDQNDNPPQFYPTEYYASIRENEPAGLFVTIVSATDLDVGVNGAITFSLSNSSKFQIDSRSGNVTTLESLDREQESSYTLTVHAQDGGGESATQPATIYVSVTDTLDNPLEFELNPYRFQLEENRPNSTEVGTVLATSMDLNVEITYAIVNGDPNGLFVIDFYSGVIKTRRSINREAFESTTFRLTVLAVDGSQNGQTVVEIEILDINDNAPVFALQEDQVDVVENWAIGYEFYAVQVTDADSPPNNLILYDISMNFDNRFGINHTSGVLFLSKDLQSYPEKEYNLQIQATDYGTPPLSSSMNLLVSVRDVNNNAPVFADSINTTLRLTESIPVNRIVIHALATDADEGTNGEITYSIASGNTADSFGIFPNGMVYVKRALDREQVDQYDLAIEATDGGVPSMTSTLMLEIIVLDENDNRPFFDNATYNFYLSEEAGVNAFVGTIHAVDNDVGKNGELTYSFTANHSLFTLNPMSGAITCKVSLDRESLVESGQPTTFSIRVRVRDGGQSPLQDHADVNIHIVDINDSPPAFNRESYQASVSELAQNQTLIIRVSATDDDVGDNANILYSIIGGNEERHFHIDHVHGQIILIAPLDREVTDNYVLRVKARDGGTVPQESFVDVEITVLDENDHRPSFDSNVQREIEVTECLQIGDIIGSVRATDMDINSNGRVSYTITGGNLDGVFGVNSNSGEVYLTGFLDHEATSQYLLNITARDGGSPSLQAVLSLVINIRDCNDNSPIFAYVGVPEIDEEEAEGFQVVRVSASDSDSGVNGEVRFSILSQRPARDFFAIDPESGWITTSSRIDRESEVIATDQFILTVHATDLAVPVESRRTATVDVVIFVRDINDNAPRFTSQQAAVISRSTSTNTKVATLHADDPDTGVNGQVTYTLLSTGVPFRLDLNSGDLTLTQTIPSSVNLYSLDIQAQDAGSNPQQQMTTFTLTIIISDGQSSVLNYVQSSYSGSVRENQPSGTEIVNVVAQYSDGRSATVRYYVSGVTAGGVNKGNLIVASPTNGIIRTGDVLDREDLGGGSSLVATVYAVDTSSSSSHVKSVQVRN; encoded by the coding sequence ATGCCAGTGAGTGACGCCGCCGTATCCAGGATGTGCGGTGCCCCGAGAGTTCGGGGGAAGATGTGTTGTGACGAGCGGACAATGTGTAGAGGCTCGCAAAGCCCAAACTTGTTTGAAATGATGTCGCGGTCCAAGAGGAAAAGATGGACAAACATGATGCCTGGAGCGTTGGTGCTATATTTGACTTTACTTTGTATGTTTCCAGGAGGAGCAAAGGCACAAAATAGAGCAACTACAAATGATATAAACTTGTTTGTTGATGAAAATCAACCACCTGGGACTTATGTGGGTTCTGTAGCTGAGGATGGTGCAACTAGCAACTCGTATTCATTTCTATCTTCTCCTCCAAATGACTTTGAATTTCAGCTCAATAGTAGTACAGGAATTATCACCACTACAGTACGCATAGATAGAGAGTTATTGTCAAATGATTTGTTCATACTTCCAGTGGCAGTAGCAACATCGGCTGCCACAAATATTGTGGATGTTAAAATAACGGTCAGTGACTTGAACGATAACTCTCCAGTTTTCCCTCAACCTGTTATCAGTTTGTCATTTTCTGAGAATGCGGACAGTGGAAGTGTGCAGATTCTTCCATCTGCTATGGATGCTGATAAAGACAGTAACGGCTACATCAGCACGTATCGGATTGAAAGCGTGAGTGGAGAAGGAGATGATGTCTTTTCGCTCCAAACTTTCCGTCCTCGTGAAGATGCCGAGTACACAGTCTCACTTGTCACCAACTCACTTCTCGACAGGGAGACGGAGGATTTTTACATCTTGAATATTTCAGCTACTGACAACAGCTCAACCCCTAGAACTGGTTATCTCATTGTTAATGTCACCATCACAGACGTCAATGATAACTCCCCAATTTTCACCCAAACGACCTATGTTGCTACAGTCAATGAAAGCTCAGCAGCTGGAACATCAGTTGTGCACCTCAATGCTACCGACATTGATGAAGGTTCAAATGGTGAGATAGTGTACCGTTTGAAAAATGAGCAATCTGATAACTTTGCCCTGGATCCTGATACGGGATGGATCACTCTTCTTCGTCAGTTACCATATACTTCTAATGGTTATCTGTTTGAGGTCACGGCTACAGACAAAGGATCACCTTCCCAATCGAGCTCTGCATTTGTAAAGGTTATGGTAGaggatgaaaatgataacaGTCCTGTCATTATGGTGTTAACTCAAGACATTGAAGCCAGTGGTGTTCATCAAGTTAGTGAGACCATTATGCCGGGACCTCTTTTCACTCTCAGAGCCATGGATGATGACAGGGATGACAATGGAAGGGTTTCTTTGAACATCTATAGTGGTAACGAACGGAATGACTTTTCAGGGAGCTCTATTCCTCTGCCAACTGGAGATGTGGTCTTCATCCTCCGGGTATCTCAAACGGCTAATATCGATAGGGAGATAACGGCTTCTTACAACCTCACATTTGTTGCACAAGACATGGGAACACCGACCCAGACAACATACAGATCCATTATCATTTATGTTGTGGATGAGAATGACCATGCCCCTGAGTTCCTCCAGGGATCTTACCATGCCCTCCTTTCGGAATCGTTGCAGATTGGCAGTTTTGTGGAAAGTGTGACTGCTACTGATGCAGATGTTGGAATCAATGCTGATATAGTCTATTCCATAACTGGAGATGAATATGGGTGGTTTCAAATAGATAATAAAACTGGACTTGTGACAACTAAGGAAGAGCTGGATCATGAAACAGCCGCCCAGGTCATCCTGACAATAACAGCATCTGACCAAGGCCTGGAACCCATGACAAACACCACCACCCTTACCATTGATATCCTCGATGAGAATGATGAGTATCCTGTCTTTAACCAGAGCATATACAGTGAGACTGTTCGTGAGAACTCTCCTGGCCGGGATCTAGTTCAAGTTCTTGCTACAGATTTAGATAATGGAGTGAATGGAGAAGTAACCTACACCATTAGCAGTGACCAGTACTCTGACATTTTCAGTCTTGATTCAGAGAGTGGATTGCTTCAAATAACAGCATCTCTAGATCGTGAAGAACAAGATTTATATGAACTTGAAATCATTGCATCAGATGGTGGTGTTCCTCCACTTCAGGCCACCGCTACTGTCAATATCGCTGTGTTAGATCAAAATGACAATCCCCCTCAATTCTATCCCACAGAGTACTATGCGAGTATAAGGGAGAATGAACCAGCTGGACTCTTTGTTACCATCGTTTCAGCAACAGATCTTGATGTCGGTGTTAATGGAGCAatcactttctctctctcaaacTCATCAAAGTTCCAGATTGACAGCAGATCTGGAAACGTTACCACGCTAGAGTCACTTGATAGGGAGCAGGAATCCTCTTATACCCTTACAGTACATGCTCAAGATGGTGGAGGAGAATCTGCCACTCAACCAGCAACAATCTATGTCTCTGTCACTGATACCCTTGACAATCctcttgaatttgaattaaacCCTTACAGATTTCAGCTGGAAGAAAATCGCCCTAATAGTACAGAAGTTGGAACTGTCCTAGCTACAAGTATGGATTTGAATGTAGAAATCACATATGCGATTGTCAATGGAGATCCAAATGGACTGTTTGTGATTGACTTCTATTCTGGGGTCATCAAGACAAGGCGTTCTATTAACCGTGAAGCATTTGAATCTACTACTTTCCGATTGACAGTTTTAGCTGTTGATGGTTCTCAGAATGGGCAGACTGTTGTTGAGATCGAGATCTTGGATATCAATGATAATGCACCAGTCTTTGCACTCCAGGAAGATCAGGTGGATGTGGTTGAAAACTGGGCTATTGGATATGAATTCTACGCTGTTCAAGTTACAGATGCAGATAGTCCTCCAAATAATTTGATCCTTTATGACatatcaatgaactttgacaaCCGCTTTGGCATCAATCATACTTCTGGAGTGTTGTTCTTGAGTAAGGATCTTCAAAGCTACCCAGAAAAGGAGTATAATCTGCAAATCCAGGCTACAGATTATGGCACCCCTCCCCTGTCTTCCAGTATGAACCTCCTTGTCAGCGTACGAGATGTCAACAACAATGCTCCCGTTTTTGCCGACTCTATTAACACAACTCTGAGATTAACAGAATCGATTCCTGTTAACAGAATAGTCATCCATGCTTTGGCCACAGATGCTGATGAAGGTACCAATGGTGAAATCACCTACAGCATTGCCAGTGGGAATACAGCAGACAGCTTTGGTATATTTCCTAATGGCATGGTGTATGTAAAGAGAGCACTGGACAGGGAGCAGGTTGACCAGTATGACCTGGCTATTGAAGCTACAGATGGTGGTGTGCCATCCATGACCTCTACACTTATGTTAGAAATTATCGttcttgatgaaaatgataaccgACCTTTCTTTGACAATGCCACCTACAATTTCTACTTATCAGAGGAAGCTGGTGTCAATGCATTTGTTGGTACAATCCATGCAGTAGACAATGATGTCGGTAAAAATGGAGAACTTACATACTCTTTCACAGCAAATCATAGTCTCTTTACACTTAACCCTATGTCTGGTGCCATAACATGTAAAGTGAGCCTTGATAGAGAAAGCCTTGTTGAATCAGGCCAGCCAACTACCTTTTCTATTCGTGTACGAGTCCGTGATGGTGGACAGTCGCCCCTTCAAGATCATGCTGATGTGAACATTCATATTGTTGATATCAATGACAGCCCTCCAGCATTCAACCGTGAGAGTTATCAGGCCTCCGTTTCTGAACTAGCTCAGAATCAAACATTGATCATCAGAGTCAGCGCCACAGATGACGATGTTGGAGATAACGCTAATATCCTTTACAGCATCATCGGTGGAAATGAAGAGCGACATTTTCATATAGATCATGTACATGGCCAGATAATCCTTATTGCTCCTTTGGATCGTGAAGTAACTGATAACTATGTTCTAAGGGTGAAAGCTCGCGATGGAGGTACTGTTCCGCAGGAATCGTTTGTTGATGTTGAAATCACAGTCCTTGATGAGAATGATCACCGACCTTCATTTGATTCAAATGTGCAGAGAGAGATTGAGGTTACAGAGTGTCTGCAAATTGGTGACATCATTGGTAGTGTCCGAGCAACAGACATGGATATCAATAGCAATGGACGGGTTTcttatacaatcactggaggTAATCTTGATGGAGTATTTGGAGTCAACAGCAACTCTGGAGAAGTGTACTTGACAGGATTCCTTGATCATGAGGCAACATCCCAGTACTTGCTTAACATAACAGCTCGCGATGGTGGCAGTCCTTCTCTTCAGGCTGTTTTATCCTTGGTCATAAATATCAGAGACTGCAACGATAATAGTCCTATCTTTGCTTATGTTGGAGTTcctgaaattgatgaagaggaAGCTGAAGGATTTCAAGTTGTTAGAGTCAGTGCCTCTGATTCAGACTCTGGAGTCAACGGTGAAGTACGATTTTCCATTTTAAGTCAGCGACCTGCCAGAGATTTCTTTGCTATTGACCCAGAGAGTGGCTGGATCACCACCAGTAGTCGAATTGATAGAGAATCTGAAGTGATAGCTACAGATCAGTTCATCCTCACTGTCCATGCCACTGACCTGGCTGTCCCTGTGGAGAGTAGGCGTACTGCCACTGTTGATGTTGTCATCTTTGTCAGAGACATCAATGACAATGCACCAAGGTTTACTTCTCAGCAGGCTGCTGTCATTTCCAGAAGCACCTCAACAAACACCAAAGTGGCCACATTGCATGCTGATGATCCTGATACTGGTGTTAACGGGCAGGTCACCTACACATTGCTCTCAACAGGGGTGCCTTTCAGACTGGACTTGAACTCAGGTGATCTGACCCTTACACAGACCATTCCATCATCGGTCAACCTCTATTCCTTGGACATTCAGGCCCAGGATGCAGGCAGCAACCCCCAGCAGCAGATGACCACCTTCACCCTGACAATAATCATCTCAGACGGCCAGAGCTCTGTGTTGAACTATGTCCAGAGTTCTTACTCTGGATCAGTACGTGAGAATCAACCCTCTGGGACTGAAATCGTTAATGTTGTAGCACAGTACTCTGATGGCCGCTCTGCTACGGTGAGGTACTACGTTTCTGGTGTGACTGCGGGAGGAGTCAACAAGGGAAACCTGATTGTTGCTAGTCCTACCAATGGAATTATACGTACTGGTGATGTCCTGGACCGTGAAGACCTGGGAGGAGGATCATCTCTAGTGGCTACTGTCTATGCTGTTGACACAAGCTCTTCATCTTCCCATGTGAAAAGTGTGCAGGTAAGAAACTGA
- the LOC121412752 gene encoding uncharacterized protein LOC121412752, with product MKRWPSLRLVKPQSLSMARAKASKPHLVTSYFNELSVILKKYDLEGKGERIYNVDEVGFNCEHKPVKIVARKTLTRPQFIVTPRSSLTTLIACGNAAGECIPPFLVFKGKKNLDKFKDGAIPGTRVQMSDSGWSNSTIFEDFFKSHFTPFVDARREKGEKVILIYDGHTSHVPINVIKHAREHNIVLFLLPAHTSHFLQPLDVGVFSPLKSYYNVTCSRYLREHPGKVITRDLLTKLIGESYLRTVNKSNLQAGFRATGIHPFHPDKINAEEMCCPASLVNPSSKPEVGLTRDTTSDSEAAAFLIDRRPTPPSEDSAITRKRKFQPAGVAITETDVYHKILEANGVDPDDDDTFQAPEEIQPPKKGKCKKKDKNLMPESPNDFATPTAAPPQSEIPGTSGMNDSSQTRRKLVFREDAQSEDELEEDDESSNCCVCQASVPKQVDRTHVFILDWVKCDHCNHWVHLRYCCRWFRAPKSFDCPCCDES from the coding sequence ATGAAGCGATGGCCCTCCCTTCGATTGGTGAAGCCGCAGTCACTTAGCATGGCACGTGCCAAAGCTTCAAAGCCCCATTTGGTTACAAGTTACTTTAATGAACTCAGCGTCATTCTAAAGAAATACGACTTGGAGGGCAAAGGAGAGAGAATTTACAACGTCGacgaagtcgggtttaattgtGAACACAAGCCCGTCAAGATTGTGGCAAGGAAGACACTAACTAGGCCGCAATTCATAGTCACTCCACGTTCTTCCTTGACAACTTTGATAGCTTGCGGCAATGCAGCTGGGGAATGCATCCCACCTTTCCTTGTTTTCAAAGGGAAGAAAAACCTGGACAAGTTCAAAGACGGTGCAATTCCAGGAACAAGAGTGCAAATGAGCGACAGTGGGTGGAGTAACTCAACCATCTTTGAGGACTTCTTCAAGAGTCATTTCACGCCCTTTGTTGATGCCAGAAGAGAGAAGGGAGAAAAGGTCATCTTGATTTATGACGGACATACATCACATGTGCCCATCAACGTGATCAAACATGCACGAGAACACAACATCGTCTTGTTTCTTCTCCCGGCACACACCAGCCACTTTCTCCAGCCCTTGGATGTAGGTGTATTTAGCCCGCTCAAGTCTTACTACAATGTCACCTGTAGTAGGTATCTCCGTGAACATCCTGGCAAGGTGATAACGAGGGACCTCCTCACCAAGTTGATTGGAGAATCCTATCTACGAACCGTGAACAAGTCTAACTTGCAAGCTGGATTCCGGGCAACAGGAATTCACCCATTCCATCCTGACAAGATTAATGCAGAGGAAATGTGTTGTCCAGCCAGCCTTGTCAATCCATCAAGTAAACCTGAGGTAGGCCTAACTAGGGACACTACATCCGATTCAGAGGCAGCTGCATTCCTGATCGATCGACGACCAACTCCCCCAAGCGAGGATTCTGCCATCACAAGGAAGCGGAAGTTTCAGCCTGCCGGTGTAGCTATCACAGAAACAGATGTCTACCACAAAATACTTGAGGCAAATGGTGTTGatcctgatgatgatgatactttCCAAGCTCCGGAAGAGATTCAACCTCCAAAGAAAGGGAAATGCAAGAAGAAGGACAAAAACCTTATGCCAGAGAGTCCAAATGACTTTGCTACACCCACTGCCGCCCCTCCCCAGTCAGAAATCCCAGGCACATCTGGTATGAATGATTCGTCACAAACGCGACGGAAGCTCGTCTTCCGCGAAGACGCACAGAGTGAGGATGAACTCGAGGAGGATGATGAATCTTCAAACTGCTGTGTTTGTCAAGCAAGTGTACCCAAACAAGTGGACAGAACCCACGTCTTCATCCTTGATTGGGTAAAGTGTGACCACTGCAATCACTGGGTCCATCTGCGGTACTGCTGTCGCTGGTTCAGAGCACCCAAGTCCTTTGACTGCCCATGCTGCGATGAGAGTTAA